Proteins encoded by one window of Pseudomonadota bacterium:
- a CDS encoding carbohydrate ABC transporter permease, producing the protein MRKSNLKLHLVMVPWALLWLAPLWLMAVYATLPDTAIFSSTARLLPGGDLMANLRALQADTDFARAFFNSVAVSVIYTALALLVTSMAGYAFACYRFRGNGLLFAGVLATLTVPWFVLAIPQYILVARDLHLTNTWAAIIVPALASSLGVFFMRQTFLSLHPALLDAARVDGAGETRIFFRVALPLVRPSLAALGLILFLASWNDYLWPLLVLNEKEMYTAPVALGTLIGLTRVSWGAIMAGALVMTTPLLVLFMLLQRHFLAGISAGAVKD; encoded by the coding sequence ATGAGGAAGAGCAATCTCAAGCTGCACCTCGTGATGGTGCCCTGGGCGCTGCTCTGGCTCGCGCCGCTGTGGCTCATGGCGGTGTACGCCACGCTTCCCGACACCGCCATCTTCAGCAGCACGGCCCGCCTGCTGCCTGGGGGCGATCTCATGGCGAATCTGCGCGCGCTGCAGGCCGATACCGATTTTGCGCGCGCCTTCTTCAACAGCGTTGCGGTCTCGGTGATCTACACCGCACTGGCGCTGCTGGTGACGAGCATGGCGGGCTACGCCTTTGCCTGCTACCGATTTCGGGGAAACGGCCTGCTCTTCGCGGGGGTGCTCGCCACCCTCACGGTGCCGTGGTTCGTGCTGGCCATCCCCCAGTACATCCTCGTCGCGCGCGATCTGCACCTCACCAACACGTGGGCGGCGATCATCGTCCCGGCGCTGGCCAGCTCGCTGGGGGTCTTCTTCATGCGCCAGACCTTCCTCAGCCTGCATCCGGCGCTGCTCGACGCGGCACGGGTCGATGGCGCGGGAGAGACGCGCATCTTCTTCCGCGTCGCCCTGCCGCTGGTGCGCCCGTCACTGGCGGCGCTGGGTCTCATTCTCTTCCTCGCGTCGTGGAACGATTATCTCTGGCCTCTTCTCGTGCTCAACGAGAAGGAGATGTACACCGCGCCGGTGGCGCTGGGCACGCTCATCGGCCTCACCCGGGTATCGTGGGGCGCCATCATGGCCGGTGCCCTCGTCATGACCACCCCGCTGCTCGTGCTGTTCATGCTCCTGCAGCGACACTTTCTCGCCGGCATCAGCGCCGGCGCCGTGAAGGACTGA